In Halobacteria archaeon AArc-dxtr1, the sequence GCTCGTGGAGCAGCCGGTAGAAGCGATCCTGGACGATCGCGCGGGAGGTGTGGATCAAGTCGTCGGTCGGACACTCGAGTCGGACGTCCAGATCGCGCGAGAAGCGAGCGTCGACGATATCGCAGGGCCGCGGTTCGAATTCGAGTTCGTCGGTTTCCGAGGCCCGTTGGACCTCGCTACTCGCGACTCGTTCCTCACCGTTCGCATCGTCCGAGGCGCTACGCGCCTCGCGGCTCGCGGCTTCGCCGCTCGCACTCACCGAGGTGCGTTGCACCTCGTAACCCACCAGAAACTCCGCTACCTCCGAAAGCGGCTCGATCGTCGCCGAGCAGCCGATTCGGGTGATCTCCGTATCGGAAAGCGCCTCGAGTCGCTCGAGGGAGACCGAGAGGTGCGTGCCGCGCTTGTTCGCCGCCAGCGAGTGGATCTCGTCGACGACGACGTACTCCACAGTGCGGAGCTTCTCGCGGAACTTTGGGGAATTGAGCAAGATTGCGAGGGTCTCGGGCGTCGTGTTGAGGATGTGTGGCGTCTCCTCGAGCATCTGCTGGCGCTCGTAGGAGGTCGTATCGCCGTGACGGATCGCGTGGCGGATCTCGCCCAGTTCGTCGCCGCGAGCCGCAGCGATTTCGGCGATTCCCTCGAGCGGCACCTCGAGGTTGCGGTGGATGTCGTTCGCGAGCGATTTCAGTGGCGAAATGTAGAGGCAGTAGACCGAGTTCTCGAGGCCAGACGACTGCGTCGCCGCCGGTGCGTCTGCGTCACCAGCGCCAGCCGCGTCACCATCCGCAACTGTACCGCCGTCGCGATCGCGGCGGTAGAGTTCGTTGATGATGGCCGTAAACGAGGCGAGCGTCTTGCCGCTCCCCGTCGGCGCCGCGATCAGCGTGTTCTCCTCGGCGTGGACGTTCGGAATCGCGCCGCGCTGGGGCGGGGTAAAGAAGCCGCCGTTCTCGGGGACGAAGTCGCCGAACTCGCGAACCCACCACTCTCGGACGGCGGGTTCGAGGAGCGAGAGGACGTCGGCGTCTGCAATCTCGGCGGCGTCCGGGTCGAAGGGTAGATCGGCGTCGAGGTCGAACGGCAGCCGCTCGTTGGAAATTGGCGACTCGGCCCCATCCATTGGCGGGTCTGCGGGCCACGCGACCAAGAGAGTTTGGCCACCGGAGCGAAAGTGGAGCGTTGGTGGAAACACACCCCACTATTGGGAAAAGGTCTTTACCCGATCCAGTGACATTTCCTCTATGAACCGCCGACAGCTGCTCGCAGCAACTGGGGCAGGAGCACTCGTCGGTGTCGGCGGTTGCATCGATGGGTCGCAGGAGTCGGCTGACGGCGACGCTACCGACTCGCAGGATGTGGTAGTCGAAAACGGCGCCCCTCCTCCCCGGGACGAGTTTCCCGACCGGCCGGACGAACTCGACAACGAATCAGTCCTGGAGTACGTCGGAGAACACCAGCGAACGGTGTTGGTACAGAATCCGTACACCGGTTGTGAACCCCAGGTGGCCGCCGAGTACGAGGAGGGTTTTTACGTCGGATTGGAGGAATGCGATATCATCACGTCGGAGGGAGACGCGGCTGAAGTACCGGTTCTGTACCTCGTCACTGAGACGGACACGTATCGACTCGAACTCGACGTGCAAGAGGCTGTTGGCGCTGGATTCGAGGACGGCGGCCCGCACAATCTCGTGCTGGCGAACTTCGACGACACCGAGCACGATCTGAGCGTCGAACTGGTTCATTACGACGCCGACGGCGACTCGACGGTGGCACTCGACACCACGTACACGCTCGGCGGTGAACGCGGCGTGTATCTCGATGCCGTTCCCGTGAGTCGCTCGGAGACCGATCTCCGCGTCGAGCTCGCGGACGGGTCCGAAGTAAGCGAGCGACTCGAGACGACACCGAACCCTGCTGCCGAACCGTTCAGGGCGGTTTACATCACACCAGCGTCGGAGCTCGTTATTCGGGAACTCGAGTTCCGTCCGTGAGTGTCCGCGGGAGACTGCTCGTCCTCTCGAAGCGACCAAACTGGCGCAACGACCCGTACCCTTATCCGAGCCGACGATTCACGTCGATCCATGAAGGTGACCTTCCTCGGAACGGGCAGCGCGCTGCCGACCGCGGACCGCGTGCAGACGGGGATCCTGCTTGAGGACGACGATCGGACGCTCCTGGTCGACTGCGGGTCGGGCGTCCTCCACCGCCTCCAGCAGTCCGGCGTGGGCTACGAGGGCGTCTCGACGGTGCTGCTGACCCACCACCACCTGGATCACGTCGCCGATCTGCTCCCGCTGATGAAAGCTCGCTGGCTCGCCGGCGAGGAGCACCTCGAGATCGTCGGCCCACAGGGAACGAAGGGGCTGGTCGACGGGCTGCTCTCGGTTCACGACTACATGGCGGGACGCCTGGATCTGCAGGTTCGGGAAGTCGTCCCCGGCGAGTTCTCGGTCGCGGGCTTCGAGGTCGCGGCCTACGAAACGCGCCACTCCCTGCCGTGTCTGGCCTATCGATTTGGCGACCGGTTCGTCTACAGCGGCGACAGCGAGGCGTTCGGCGGGCTCGCGAACTTCGCTGACGGAGCGGCCGTGGTGGCTCACGACTGCTCGTTTCCCGACGACGTCGACGTGTCGAACCACCCGACGCCCGAATCACTGGGCACGGAACTCGCCGGCAAAGATATCGAGACGGTCTATCTAACCCACCTCTACCCACACACCGACGGCCGCCACGAGGAGATGCTCGCGTCGATCGAGCGCCACTACGACGGGGAGGTTCGATTCGCAACCGATGGACAGACGGTTCGGGTCGACTGATCGCGGGTCAGTCTACCGGTTCTGCGAGTACGGCGCCGAGCGTGTCGGCGAATCATCCAATAACTACTTTACTGAACGTTCGTTACTGACGATAACATCATGGGGATCGGAGCGACTGTGGGACGGAAACGGAGGGTGCTGTGAGTCGGGTTCAACGGACCGCGGAGGCGGTGACCGCTAACGCACGAGTCGTCGCCGTCGCCTTGCTGCTGCTGACCGCCCTCGTCGGCGCCGGGCTGACGATGATCGAAACCGACGCCTCGCTCGATCAGTTCCAGGACGACTCTCCCGAGACCCAGGCCCAGGAGTACGTTGACGAGCTCTTCGTCGACGACGAGTCGGAGAACACGACCGCAGCACAGGTCGTCGTGACTGGGGACAACGTCATGACGAAGGCGTCGCTGATCGAGTCCCTCGAGTTCCAACAGGAGATTCGCGCCAACGAGTCGATCAACGCGACGCTCGTCGAGGACGATCCGATCGTCGGTATCGAGAACGTACTCGCGATGTCGGCGATCACAGAGGAGGAAATCGACGAGATCGAGGATCAGGCCGACGAACTCGAGGAGCGTTCAGACGCAGTAAACGAGACGAGAGACCGGGCCGAAGAGGGACTCAACGAGAGCCGAGAACTACAGCGAGCGTTCGAAGAAGAGATGCTGGAGGCGGGACTCGAGGAGGGTGACGAGGAGTACGAGCAGCGAGCCGAGGAGCTCGAAGCGGACGTCGAGGAGGTGTTCGAGTCGGTCACCGACGACGAGGTGTTCGACGACGCCCAGCGCAACTCCTACGAGCAGTCGATGAACACCGTCCGGACGTACGAGGCCCAGCTCGTCGAGTACGAAGAAGAGTACGGAGAAAGCTACGAGGAAGAGGCCCGATACAGACAGACACTCTCCGAGATGGACGACATTTACGGCTGGGCGACGACCACGATTTTCGGGGTCGACTTCAACCGGATCGGAAGCGAGGCCCACGAGCTCGAACAGCGAATCGAGGAGTTAGAGGAGGGCGATCAGCGCCCGATAGACGAGCAAATCGCGGCGCTCGAGGCACTCGACGACGAGGAGTTCGAGGAGCTGATCGTCGATACCATCGACGGCGAGGGGCCGAGAGCCAACGAGATGCTCGGATTCCTTCCGTCGTCGTACGAACTCGGGTCGACCGACGCCGACGCGCGGATGACGGTGCTCCTCCAGGAGACCGAGGACGCCGGCGGCGTCGAGATCGGGGTGACAGACGAGCGAGTGATCCAGAGCCAACTCGAGTTGCGAGAACTCGCCGCTGCCTACGAAGGTGACACCGACGAAGAGGCGGCTGCAGGCGGTGAAACCGCTACTGGACACGAGTACATCGTCTTCGGGGGCGGGATTATCGAGTCCGAAATCGACCAGTCGATGGCGGACACCCTCTGGATCGTCGGTCCGTTCACGCTGCTGTTCGTCGTCGGCGCGCTCGCGGTCGCCTACCGGGACCCGATCGACATCGTCCTCGGTACCAGCGGGATCATCGCAGTGCTCGTCTGGACGTTCGGGCTGGTCGGCTGGATCGGCATTCCGTTTAATCTCCTGTTTGCAGCCATTCCGGTCTTACTGGTCGGGCTCTCGGTCGACTACGCACTACACGTCTTCATGCGCCACCGCGAACGCCGACTGGAGGGTGGAGCGGGGCCGGATGGCGTCCGGCGCGCGATGGCCATCGCGCTGGCGGGCGTCGGCGCCGCGCTCGTCTGGATCACCGCCACGACCGCGATGGCGTTTATCGCGAACGCGGTCAGTCCGCTGGGCGTGCTTCGGGAGTTCGGGATCGTCGGCGCTATCGGGATTGTCTCGGCACTGATCGTCTTCGGCGGGCTGATCCCGGCGCTGAAAGTCGAGATCGACTCGGCGCTGGAAGCGCGGGGCTACAGCCGCAGGAAGCGGGCCTTTGGCACCGGTGGCGGCCGATTCAGCCGCATCCTCTCGACGGGGGCGGTCGCAGCGCGACGGGCGCCGCTCGTCGTCCTGCTCGCGGTCTTGTTGCTGACCGCCGGCGGCGTCTACGGCGCCACGCAGGTCGACACTACCTTCGAGGAGGAGGACTTCATGCCCCAGAGCCAGCCCGCGTGGACAGGGTATCTGCCGGGGCCGATGGCGCCAGCCGACTACCAGGCGGCCGACGATCTCGACGTGATCAACGAGCACTTCCACCGGCTGGATTCGAACGCCGAGCTACTGATACAAGGGTCCGTCAGCGACGATGACGCCGTAGAGCGGATCGCCGACGCAAAAGCAGCGGCAGCAGAGAGCGACGTGGTCTACACCCTGCCTAACGGGGAGGCCGACATCGTGGGACCACTCTCGGTGATGGAACAGGTCGCAGAGAGCGATGACTCGTTCAACGAGACGTACCTCGACGCGGATACGACAGACGACGGCGTCCCAAATCAGGACGTCGAGGAGGTGTACGATCAGCTGTTTAGAGCGGATCAGGAAGCCGCAAGCGAGGTCATCCACCGAACCGAGGACGGCGAATACGTGGCGCTGCGCCTGACCGTCGCGATCGAGGGCGACGCCGCCTACGCCGAGACAGCCCAGGAGATGCGAGCGATCGCGGACCTGCTCGACGACGGCGGGGAGTTCGTCCCGGCCGAGGCGTATATGGTGACAGACGAGGAGGAGGACGAAACAGCGGGCGCCGGCGGCGGTGACACGACGAACGGCGGCGAGTCAGCCGCGATGAACGGGGACGATGACTCGAGCGCCGCGACCGGTGCCTGGAGCGCGACCGCGACAGGGAGCCCGATCACGAACCACATCGTCGAGGTCGATCTCTTCGAGACGGTTATCGAGACGCTGATCGTCGCGTTCGTCGGCGCGTTCGTCTTCCTGACGGTCGCCTACCGAGTGGCGGGCAAGAGCGCGGCGCTCGGTGCGATCACCCTCCTGCCGATCGCACTCTCGGTGAGCTGGATTCTGGGGACGATGTACCTCCTCGACATTCCATTTAACGTATTGACAGTAACGGTCGCGGCCCTGACGATCGGACTGGGAGTCGACTACAGCATCCACATCACCTCGCGGTACACGCTGGAACTCGACCGCCAGGGCAACGTCTGGGACGCGTTACACACCACGGTGACTGGCACTGGCGGCGCGCTGCTGGGCAGTGTGGCTACCACGATGGCCGCGTTCGCCACCCTGGGGCTCGGAATCCTGCCCGTCTTCCGGCAGTTCGGTATCGTCACCGGGCTAACCGTCGGCTACGCGTTCCTCGCAAGCGTCCTCGTCCTGCCGACGCTGCT encodes:
- a CDS encoding MBL fold metallo-hydrolase, with amino-acid sequence MKVTFLGTGSALPTADRVQTGILLEDDDRTLLVDCGSGVLHRLQQSGVGYEGVSTVLLTHHHLDHVADLLPLMKARWLAGEEHLEIVGPQGTKGLVDGLLSVHDYMAGRLDLQVREVVPGEFSVAGFEVAAYETRHSLPCLAYRFGDRFVYSGDSEAFGGLANFADGAAVVAHDCSFPDDVDVSNHPTPESLGTELAGKDIETVYLTHLYPHTDGRHEEMLASIERHYDGEVRFATDGQTVRVD
- a CDS encoding MMPL family transporter, coding for MSRVQRTAEAVTANARVVAVALLLLTALVGAGLTMIETDASLDQFQDDSPETQAQEYVDELFVDDESENTTAAQVVVTGDNVMTKASLIESLEFQQEIRANESINATLVEDDPIVGIENVLAMSAITEEEIDEIEDQADELEERSDAVNETRDRAEEGLNESRELQRAFEEEMLEAGLEEGDEEYEQRAEELEADVEEVFESVTDDEVFDDAQRNSYEQSMNTVRTYEAQLVEYEEEYGESYEEEARYRQTLSEMDDIYGWATTTIFGVDFNRIGSEAHELEQRIEELEEGDQRPIDEQIAALEALDDEEFEELIVDTIDGEGPRANEMLGFLPSSYELGSTDADARMTVLLQETEDAGGVEIGVTDERVIQSQLELRELAAAYEGDTDEEAAAGGETATGHEYIVFGGGIIESEIDQSMADTLWIVGPFTLLFVVGALAVAYRDPIDIVLGTSGIIAVLVWTFGLVGWIGIPFNLLFAAIPVLLVGLSVDYALHVFMRHRERRLEGGAGPDGVRRAMAIALAGVGAALVWITATTAMAFIANAVSPLGVLREFGIVGAIGIVSALIVFGGLIPALKVEIDSALEARGYSRRKRAFGTGGGRFSRILSTGAVAARRAPLVVLLAVLLLTAGGVYGATQVDTTFEEEDFMPQSQPAWTGYLPGPMAPADYQAADDLDVINEHFHRLDSNAELLIQGSVSDDDAVERIADAKAAAAESDVVYTLPNGEADIVGPLSVMEQVAESDDSFNETYLDADTTDDGVPNQDVEEVYDQLFRADQEAASEVIHRTEDGEYVALRLTVAIEGDAAYAETAQEMRAIADLLDDGGEFVPAEAYMVTDEEEDETAGAGGGDTTNGGESAAMNGDDDSSAATGAWSATATGSPITNHIVEVDLFETVIETLIVAFVGAFVFLTVAYRVAGKSAALGAITLLPIALSVSWILGTMYLLDIPFNVLTVTVAALTIGLGVDYSIHITSRYTLELDRQGNVWDALHTTVTGTGGALLGSVATTMAAFATLGLGILPVFRQFGIVTGLTVGYAFLASVLVLPTLLVLWTRYVGSADISWSDTEGPQALAGADAVDQEVTSESVRGEPATDSSNGDTD